A genomic window from Sorex araneus isolate mSorAra2 chromosome 2, mSorAra2.pri, whole genome shotgun sequence includes:
- the LOC101549125 gene encoding olfactory receptor 7A10-like has product MESENVTGNREFLLLGFSEEPELQPLIFGIFLSMYLITVLGNLLIILAVSSDPNLHTPMYFFLSNLSFVDICFTSTTVPKMLVNIRTHSKAISYESCLSQMYFFLIFVALDNFLLTVMAYDRYVAICHPLHYTIIMNPRLCGLLLLASFLIGALDSFLEILMVLRLSFCRDVEIPHFFCELNQVVHLACSDTFLNDLVIYLSAGLLGCGSFAGILYSYCKIVFAIRRISSAQGKHKAFSTCVSHLSVVCLFYGTILGVYLSSAVTQNSQSLALASVMYTVVTPMLNPFIYSLRNKDIKGTLANLIGKKK; this is encoded by the coding sequence ATGGAATCTGAGAATGTGACCGGAAATAGAGAATTTCTTCTTCTAGGATTTTCTGAGGAACCGGAACTGCAGCCCCTCATTTTTGGAattttcctgtccatgtacctgatcaccgtgctggggaacctgctcatcatcctggccgtcagctcagaccccaacctccacacgcccatgtacttcttcctgtccaacctgtccttcgtagacatctgcttcacctccaccactgtccccaagaTGCTAGTGAACATCCGGACACACAGCAAAGCCATCAGCTATGAAAGTTGCCTTTCCCAGAtgtatttcttcttaatttttgtaGCACTGGACAACTTTCTCCTGACAGTGATGGCttatgaccgctacgtggccatctgccaccccctgcactacacgaTCATCATGAACCCCCGGCTCTGTGGGTTGCTGCTGCTGGCTTCCTTTCTCATTGGTGCTCTGGATTCCTTCTTAGAAATTTTAATGGTGTTGCGTCTGTCCTTCTGTAGAGATGTGGAGATCCCCCACTTCTTCTGTGAGCTCAACCAGGTGGTCCATCTTGCTTGCTCTGACACTTTCCTTAATGACTTAGTGATCTATTTGTCAGCTGGCCTTCTGGGCTGTGGCTCTTTTGCTGGGATCCTTTACTCCTATTGTAAAATCGTTTTTGCCATACGCAGAATCTCATCTGCTCAGGGTAAACATAAGGCATTTTCTACATGTGTGTCTCACCTGTCCGTGGTCTGTTTATTTTACGGTACGATACTAGGTGTGTACCTGAGCTCTGCTGTGACGCAGAATTCACAGTCCCTGGCACTCGCCTCAGTGATGTAcacggtggtcacccccatgctgaaccctttcATTTACAGCCTCAGGAATAAGGACATCAAGGGCACTCTGGCAAATCTGATTGGGAAGAAAAAGTAA
- the LOC101549399 gene encoding olfactory receptor 7A10-like codes for MESENVSGNREFLLLGFSEEPEMQPLIFELFLSIYLITVLGNLLIILAVSSDPNLHTPMYFFLSNLSFVDICFISTTVPKMLVNIRTHNKAISYESCLSQMYFFLIFVALDNFLLTVMAYDRYVAICHPLHYTIIMNPRLCGLLLLASFLIGALDSFLEILMVLRLSFCRDVEIPHFFCELNQVVHLACSDTFLNDLVIYLSAGLLGCGSFAGILYSYCKIVFAIRRISSAQGKHKAFSTCVSHLSVVCLFYGTILGVYLSSAVTQNSQSLALASVMYTVVTPMLNPFIYSLRNKDIKGALANLIGKKK; via the coding sequence ATGGAATCTGAGAATGTGTCCGGAAATAGAGAATTTCTTCTTCTAGGATTTTCTGAGGAACCGGAAATGCAGCCCCTCATCTTTGAGCTTTTCCTGTCCATATACCTGatcaccgtgctggggaacctgctcatcatcctggccgtcagctcagaccccaacctccacacgcccatgtacttcttcctgtccaacctgtccttcgtggacatctgcttcatctccaccactgtccccaagaTGCTAGTGAACATCCGGACACACAACAAAGCCATCAGCTATGAAAGTTGCCTTTCCCAGAtgtatttcttcttaatttttgtaGCACTGGACAACTTTCTCCTGactgtgatggcctatgaccgctatgtggccatctgccacccccttcACTACACGATCATCATGAACCCCCGGCTCTGTGGGTTGCTGCTGCTGGCTTCCTTTCTCATTGGTGCTCTGGATTCCTTCTTAGAAATTTTAATGGTGTTGCGTCTGTCCTTCTGTAGAGATGTGGAGATCCCCCACTTCTTCTGTGAGCTCAACCAGGTGGTCCATCTTGCTTGCTCTGACACTTTCCTTAATGACTTAGTGATCTATTTGTCAGCTGGCCTTCTGGGCTGTGGCTCTTTTGCTGGGATCCTTTACTCCTATTGTAAAATCGTTTTTGCCATACGCAGAATCTCATCTGCTCAGGGTAAACATAAGGCATTTTCTACATGTGTGTCTCACCTGTCCGTGGTCTGTTTATTTTACGGTACGATACTAGGTGTGTACCTGAGCTCTGCTGTGACGCAGAATTCACAGTCCCTGGCACTCGCCTCAGTGATGTAcacggtggtcacccccatgctgaaccccttcatctacagcctcaggaATAAGGACATCAAGGGCGCTCTGGCAAATCTGATTGGGAAGAAAAAGTAA